From Brienomyrus brachyistius isolate T26 chromosome 18, BBRACH_0.4, whole genome shotgun sequence, one genomic window encodes:
- the rfc3 gene encoding replication factor C subunit 3 produces the protein MSLWVDKYRPTSLGKLDYHKEQANQLKHLVQCGDFPHLLVYGPSGAGKKTRIMCLLRELYGPGVEKLRIEHQSITAPSKKKIEINTIASNYHLEVNPSDAGTGDRVVVQELIKTVAQSQQIQSSTQREFKVVLLTEVDQLTKDAQHALRRTMEKYMATCRLILCCNSTSKVIAPIRSRCLAVRVPLPSVEEVCTVLTQVCRKEGLLLPEELAKQIADKSGRNLRKALLMCEACRVQQYPFSADQDIPETDWEVYLRETANAIVSQQSPQRLLEVRSRLYELLTHCIPAEIIIKGLVSELLSNCDGHLKAEVAQMAAYYEHRLQLGNKAIYHLEAFVAKFMAVYKKFMEDGLDGMMF, from the exons ATGAGTTTATGGGTGGATAAATACAGACCCACTTCTCTGGGGAAATTGGATTATCATAAAGAGCAGGCGAATCAGCTGAAACATTTG GTTCAGTGTGGCGATTTCCCACATTTGCTGGTGTACGGTCCGTCTGGGGCAGGGAAGAAAACGCGCATCATGTGTCTGCTGCGGGAGCTGTACGGCCCGGGGGTGGAGAAGCTGAGAATCGAGCATCAGTCCATCACG GCCCCGTCAAAAAAGAAGATTGAAATAAACACAATAGCAAGTAACTACCACCTGGAAGTAAATCCAAG CGATGCGGGCACCGGCGACCGCGTCGTCGTTCAAGAACTGATAAAGACCGTGGCGCAATCCCAGCAGATCCAGTCGAGCACCCAGAGAGAATTCAAAG TGGTGTTGCTGACGGAGGTGGACCAACTCACCAAGGACGCCCAGCACGCACTGCGCCGCACCATGGAGAAGTACATGGCCACCTGCAGGCTGATCCTGTGCTGCAACTCCACCTCCAAGGTCATCGCACCCATCCGCAGCAGGTGCCTGGCAGTGCGAGTGCCTTTGCCCAGTGTGGAAGAG GTGTGTACTGTTCTAACCCAGGTCTGCCGGAAGGAGGGTCTCTTGCTCCCGGAGGAGCTGGCCAAACAGATCGCGGACAAGTCAGGCCGCAACCTGCGCAAGGCCCTGCTCATGTGCGAGGCCTGCAGGGTGCAGCA GTACCCCTTCTCTGCAGATCAGGACATACCTGAGACGGACTGGGAGGTCTATTTGAGGGAGACGGCCAATGCCATCGTCAGCCAGCAGAGCCCGCAGAG GCTGCTGGAGGTGCGCAGCCGCTTGTACGAGCTGCTCACCCACTGCATACCGGCCGAAATCATCATCAAG GGCTTGGTCTCAGAGCTGCTCAGCAACTGCGACGGgcacctgaaggctgaggtCGCCCAGATGGCGGCGTACTACGAGCACCGGCTACAGCTGGGCAACAAGGCCATCTACCATCTGGAGGCCTTCGTCGCCAAGTTCATGGCCGTTTACAAGAAGTTCATGGAGGACGGGCTGGATGGGATGATGTTCTGA